A genomic region of Miscanthus floridulus cultivar M001 chromosome 3, ASM1932011v1, whole genome shotgun sequence contains the following coding sequences:
- the LOC136546816 gene encoding uncharacterized protein, whose translation MFGEIPAPEVEAKSPLIEDSSIYVISWFRVSNAKSGYWPVDSRYMVEVTLHTVISAPRTDMPDFPKYAYKITPIGDLSSHAGDTRNFVDTIGLLVEKSEAYMVHLPNKPAPTLTRHVILRDLSYSEMKVTLWGQRAAAFNTDAVNGGAEDKPIVVLFVGGLVKSYQVTRTRKFRSDLSLRRWSSRARCKCLHLLKRRLSDS comes from the exons ATGTTCGGTGAGATCCCAGCCCCTGAGGTGGAAGCCAAGAGTCCTCTCATAGAGGACTCTAGCATCTATGTCATCAGCTGGTTCAGAGTCTCCAATGCAAAATCAGGTTATTGGCCTGTTGACTCGCGCTATATGGTTGAGGTCACACTGCACACAGTGATTTCGGCTCCGAGAACTGATATGCCAGATTTCCCAAAGTACGCTTACAAGATAACGCCAATAGGCGATCTGTCCTCGCATGCTGGTGACACCAGGAATTTCGTTG ACACAATTGGGCTGCTGGTGGAGAAGTCTGAGGCCTACATGGTTCACCTGCCCAACAAACCCGCCCCTACACTCACCAGACACGTTATTCTGAGGGACCTAAG CTACTCTGAGATGAAGGTTACTCTATGGGGACAGAGGGCTGCTGCATTCAACACTGATGCTGTCAACGGTGGTGCTGAGGATAAGCCTATTGTTGTGCTGTTTGTTGGAGGACTGGTGAAATCTTATCAAG TTACCAGAACCAGAAAATTCAGGTCCGATCTGTCCCTGCGCCGGTGGAGCAGCAGGGCCAGGTGCAAGTGCCTGCACCTCTTGAAGAGAAGACTCTCCGACAGCTGA